The genome window GCTTGAAGCAACGGACCGCCGTGTCGATGTCTTAGGGGAGCGGCTCGATTTGGCGTTGCGTGTGCGCTTCCCCCCGCTAGAGGATAGTAACCTCATAATGCGCGTCCTTTCAGAGAGTCCCCATCGCTTAGTTGTCTCTCCTCAATTCCTAGAAGAGCGCGGACTGCCGAAACATCCTGCCGATCTAAGTGGCTTACCTAGTATAGGTTGGGGCCCCCCACGTGATCACTTATGGGACTTGCTTGGGCCGGACGGTGTCGAAGCGCAGGTTCGGCACCATCCGCGGTACATTACGGATGACTTGACTGCGCTTCGTCAAGCGGCACTGCACGGCGTTGGTATCGCTCAGTTGCCCTGCATGGTGGTCGAAGAGCAGCTGAAGGATGGGACACTCGTAGATATCATGCCAGGCTGGGCACCGAAGAGTGGCATTGCTCATGCAGTGTTCCCTTCTCGCCGTGGATTGTTGCCAAGTGTACGTTTGCTGATCGACTTCCTCGTAAAGCACTACCCTCGTGTGAGCGATGTACGACCGGAGGAGTAATTTCATTTTTTTGGTTGTTCGCGGCGTTGAATAATTCCCACATAATGTTTGCTTGTT of Massilia sp. KIM contains these proteins:
- a CDS encoding LysR substrate-binding domain-containing protein gives rise to the protein MYDLNDIYYFVKVVEHGGFTQAGRALNVAKSRLSRRIAALEERYDVRLLQRSTRHFSVTETGHEFYERCVAVLLEAEAAHDVIERKQVEPQGTIRMTCPTALLRYRIGDIVSRFMVKYPKINVQLEATDRRVDVLGERLDLALRVRFPPLEDSNLIMRVLSESPHRLVVSPQFLEERGLPKHPADLSGLPSIGWGPPRDHLWDLLGPDGVEAQVRHHPRYITDDLTALRQAALHGVGIAQLPCMVVEEQLKDGTLVDIMPGWAPKSGIAHAVFPSRRGLLPSVRLLIDFLVKHYPRVSDVRPEE